In a genomic window of Methanosarcina horonobensis HB-1 = JCM 15518:
- the cbiQ gene encoding cobalt ECF transporter T component CbiQ: MISMSNSQASDHLPDFDLITYYSENCHSILCKISPWTKLMGLIAIIAILTIIQSIELLIALYLFVVVLYWQSDLPLRKLSDWYLLPILFVLSLVIILMWNEPGVPLFSLRLPWLSLTLTDKGLLLPIRLLLKALIPITSSLLLLMTTRYAHLSAMIYRIFPSPLDQIFLMSYRFLFITLDMVNSMIRAFKSRGGGIIRSIGRQSQVFAEIFALVFIRSYDRAERVNKALESRGYSGKYIAATEIQQMRPLEYIILLVLFFTVAYLLLFYSSSV; this comes from the coding sequence ATGATATCCATGAGCAATTCACAGGCATCCGATCATCTTCCTGATTTTGATCTTATCACCTATTATAGTGAGAACTGTCACTCTATCCTCTGCAAGATCAGTCCCTGGACAAAGTTAATGGGCCTTATTGCCATTATCGCAATATTAACCATTATTCAAAGTATTGAGCTACTGATAGCATTGTATTTGTTTGTGGTCGTATTATACTGGCAGTCTGACCTGCCTTTAAGAAAATTATCTGACTGGTACCTTTTGCCCATTTTGTTCGTTCTATCTCTGGTCATTATATTGATGTGGAACGAACCCGGAGTGCCGTTGTTTTCTCTGAGATTGCCCTGGCTATCCTTGACTTTAACGGATAAGGGATTACTGCTGCCCATACGGCTTTTGTTGAAAGCCCTGATACCTATAACATCCTCACTTCTGCTACTTATGACTACCAGATACGCTCATCTTTCAGCCATGATTTACAGGATTTTTCCGTCTCCCCTGGATCAAATATTTTTAATGTCCTACAGGTTCCTCTTTATAACACTGGATATGGTCAATTCGATGATCAGGGCATTTAAATCGAGAGGTGGAGGCATTATTAGGAGCATAGGCAGACAGAGCCAGGTCTTTGCTGAGATCTTCGCACTGGTCTTTATCAGATCTTACGACCGTGCAGAAAGAGTGAATAAGGCCCTAGAGTCCAGAGGATATAGTGGAAAATACATTGCGGCAACAGAAATTCAACAAATGAGACCTCTGGAATACATTATCCTGCTTGTTCTTTTCTTCACAGTAGCTTATCTGCTACTATTTTACAGTTCATCAGTTTAG
- a CDS encoding ferredoxin domain-containing protein, with the protein MILNPESGVLETLAESILLAARTAPKAKGVDDIITALIEKEDIESLASTMERLADEKGGGFVFLKRDAVNLRNAGAAVLIGVKASGAAGLNCGACGFKTCAEMLERQKVEVEFWGPNCMFKYADLGIAVGAAAAKAKDFCIDNRVMYSIGAAARVSGLLEADVVFGIPLSVTGKNIFFDRK; encoded by the coding sequence ATGATCCTCAATCCCGAATCCGGAGTACTTGAAACGCTCGCAGAAAGCATTCTTCTGGCTGCAAGGACTGCACCGAAAGCCAAAGGAGTGGATGATATAATAACTGCCCTTATTGAGAAAGAAGATATAGAATCCCTTGCCTCGACAATGGAAAGGCTGGCAGATGAAAAAGGAGGAGGCTTCGTTTTCCTGAAAAGAGATGCTGTAAACCTCAGAAACGCAGGAGCAGCTGTCCTTATAGGAGTCAAAGCCAGCGGGGCTGCAGGCCTGAATTGCGGAGCCTGCGGCTTCAAGACCTGTGCAGAGATGCTGGAACGTCAGAAAGTGGAAGTAGAATTCTGGGGCCCAAACTGCATGTTCAAATATGCAGATTTGGGAATCGCTGTAGGCGCAGCTGCCGCAAAAGCCAAAGATTTCTGCATAGATAACAGGGTCATGTATTCAATCGGTGCAGCAGCAAGGGTTTCTGGCTTGCTGGAGGCAGATGTCGTTTTTGGAATACCTCTGAGTGTGACCGGGAAGAATATCTTCTTCGATAGAAAATAA
- a CDS encoding energy-coupling factor ABC transporter permease produces the protein MAHIHLQDGAFTLQWISIWWIVSIILICIFIYWMRKTKRAGGSKAITIAGMCTAASFAIFQVNIPLFGGVHMNLTPLIGILAGPAVGGMVVFIVNILSAAIGHGGWGMIGANTLVNTTEVLTAYGIYHWLGRAKLSSFSRAGTATLAGLLLGNITMIIIILISGIQGVTQSRTDILYGLTLVSGVNMGVAAIEAVLTGYAVSYIHKIRPDMLSEAEPVA, from the coding sequence ATGGCTCATATACATCTACAAGATGGTGCTTTTACATTGCAGTGGATTTCTATATGGTGGATTGTTTCGATAATTTTGATCTGTATATTTATATATTGGATGAGAAAAACGAAGCGAGCCGGTGGCAGTAAGGCAATAACTATAGCTGGAATGTGTACCGCTGCTTCATTCGCGATCTTTCAGGTAAATATCCCTCTGTTTGGAGGCGTCCACATGAATCTCACGCCCCTTATAGGTATTCTTGCAGGACCTGCAGTCGGAGGAATGGTCGTGTTCATAGTGAACATATTGTCTGCCGCGATAGGACATGGAGGATGGGGAATGATTGGCGCGAATACCCTGGTCAATACAACTGAAGTTTTGACTGCCTATGGTATATATCACTGGCTTGGCAGGGCTAAATTGAGCTCATTCTCAAGAGCCGGCACTGCTACCCTGGCAGGGCTTTTACTTGGCAATATAACTATGATAATTATAATATTGATTTCGGGTATCCAGGGAGTCACTCAGAGCCGTACTGATATTCTCTACGGGCTCACTCTGGTTTCAGGAGTTAACATGGGGGTTGCTGCAATAGAAGCAGTACTTACAGGATATGCGGTGTCATACATACATAAGATCAGGCCAGACATGCTTTCGGAGGCTGAGCCCGTTGCATGA
- a CDS encoding energy-coupling factor ABC transporter ATP-binding protein, with amino-acid sequence MDRKYIDSVSDHYRPRPHELIHIDCASHTYPDGSIGIHDLCFRVHENEIIAVCGANGSGKSTLLEHLNGLLLPSKGNINVMGQRIDSRTKKDLWKNVGIVFQRSDDQLFAPTVLDDVMFGPLNLGMNRGEAWDAAMKALRVLGAEELINKIPNYLSGGQKRLVSIAGILAMKPKIIALDEPTSDLDPKHAEIIEKVICELKEKHGISVVLATHDLDLAARIADRICIVKKGSVIAEGRPSEIFYNTKLLEMPD; translated from the coding sequence ATGGATAGAAAATATATCGATTCGGTCTCCGATCACTATCGTCCCAGGCCTCACGAGCTGATACACATAGATTGTGCAAGTCATACCTATCCTGACGGCAGCATTGGAATTCATGATCTATGCTTCAGGGTTCACGAAAATGAGATAATTGCCGTATGCGGAGCTAATGGTTCAGGCAAATCAACTCTGCTGGAACATTTGAATGGCCTGCTCCTACCATCAAAAGGCAATATAAATGTTATGGGCCAACGTATTGACTCCCGGACGAAAAAAGACCTGTGGAAGAATGTAGGCATAGTATTCCAGAGATCAGATGATCAGCTTTTTGCGCCTACAGTCCTGGATGATGTAATGTTCGGGCCTCTCAATCTGGGAATGAACAGGGGTGAAGCCTGGGATGCAGCAATGAAAGCTTTAAGGGTTTTAGGAGCTGAGGAGCTTATAAACAAGATCCCTAACTATCTAAGTGGCGGTCAGAAGAGGCTAGTATCAATAGCTGGCATCCTTGCCATGAAGCCAAAAATCATTGCCCTGGACGAGCCCACGTCCGACCTGGATCCAAAGCATGCGGAAATCATCGAGAAAGTGATCTGTGAATTAAAAGAGAAGCACGGTATCAGTGTCGTATTAGCAACGCATGACCTTGACCTTGCAGCACGTATAGCAGATAGGATATGCATCGTCAAAAAAGGATCCGTAATAGCTGAAGGCCGTCCCTCGGAGATCTTTTACAATACCAAGTTACTTGAAATGCCGGACTGA
- a CDS encoding DUF460 domain-containing protein: MFMQKRIIYGIDIARGSPRARELPRYALAILRDGEISHFSMLRRQKIFNMIQRDRPEIIAVDNIFELAADRSELLSLMERLPDGVKLVQVTGGLHPEPLVRLARKHGIPVDPENPNDEAEACARLADLGIGHEVSLFEDITKIKVSRARSLGRGGWSQNRYRRKVHGAVLQRSREIENALKDLSREKGIRFEAVNVKGFGGYVRSEFTVYAKRGEIPIHSMASNDAQVSVRSVERDKIRYVPLKPRTQRRKFTIVGLDPGTTVGIAILSLDGDLLYLKSFRGIAPDEVVKLIAEYGKPAVIASDVTPMPGSVEKIRRSFNAVPASPGIEVSAEEKIALGKTFGYSNDHERDALTAALLTYRSYKNIFARIEKKAPENADLELIKLHVIRGDSIEAAIEKVRAASEAREKPRSRAVPGKPEERTATDESLLKMREVVQRQGEQIQNLQEYVEELKQALVAKDRKISKLESRLKGFKKEAYSEVRKSKELQIRDSTIESLKKELSNKNRTVKELRRRSNKLRKIQKMEIRGEGTPVKVIDAFTKESIAETKEKYGLKAGDVVFLENPSGGGAATAQILVEARVRAVVIPEDISHAAEETFFKGDVPILRNIQLERADDFAMAEPEAMKAAIAEWEKAAEKRRQKAKEDELQSLFEEYRSERRRGLV; this comes from the coding sequence GTGTTCATGCAAAAAAGGATTATTTATGGAATCGATATTGCTCGGGGTTCTCCCAGGGCGAGGGAACTTCCCAGGTATGCTCTTGCCATTCTCAGGGATGGTGAGATTTCTCATTTCAGTATGCTTCGCCGCCAGAAGATTTTCAATATGATTCAGAGGGACAGGCCGGAGATAATAGCTGTTGACAACATTTTCGAACTAGCAGCTGACAGAAGCGAGCTTCTTTCTCTTATGGAACGTCTGCCTGATGGAGTTAAACTCGTCCAGGTAACAGGCGGGTTGCATCCTGAACCTCTTGTCAGGCTTGCACGCAAGCATGGAATTCCTGTTGATCCCGAGAATCCAAATGATGAAGCTGAAGCCTGTGCCAGGCTTGCAGACCTAGGGATAGGGCATGAGGTTTCTCTTTTTGAAGACATCACGAAAATTAAGGTTAGCAGAGCCCGTTCCCTGGGACGGGGAGGCTGGAGCCAGAACAGATACAGAAGAAAGGTACACGGAGCTGTGCTTCAGAGAAGCAGGGAGATCGAAAACGCCCTTAAAGACCTTTCACGGGAAAAAGGCATCAGGTTTGAAGCCGTGAATGTGAAAGGTTTCGGGGGTTATGTCAGATCTGAATTTACCGTTTATGCAAAGCGTGGAGAGATTCCAATACATTCTATGGCAAGCAATGATGCGCAGGTAAGTGTGAGAAGTGTCGAACGCGATAAAATCCGCTACGTTCCCCTTAAACCCAGGACCCAGAGACGCAAATTCACAATCGTCGGGCTCGATCCGGGAACTACTGTAGGCATAGCCATTCTTTCTCTCGATGGAGACCTTCTCTACCTGAAAAGTTTCAGGGGGATAGCTCCTGATGAAGTTGTCAAGCTTATTGCCGAATATGGAAAACCTGCAGTAATCGCAAGCGATGTTACTCCAATGCCAGGCTCGGTTGAAAAGATCAGAAGGAGCTTTAATGCCGTTCCTGCAAGCCCGGGAATTGAGGTTTCTGCTGAAGAAAAAATTGCGCTTGGAAAGACTTTCGGTTACTCCAATGACCATGAAAGGGACGCATTGACTGCAGCTCTTCTCACCTACAGAAGTTACAAGAACATCTTTGCACGCATAGAAAAGAAAGCCCCAGAAAATGCAGACCTTGAGCTGATAAAGCTTCATGTAATTCGCGGAGACTCGATAGAAGCCGCAATTGAAAAAGTCCGGGCTGCCTCTGAAGCTCGTGAAAAACCAAGGTCAAGAGCAGTACCTGGGAAACCTGAGGAAAGGACTGCAACTGACGAGTCCCTCCTTAAAATGAGGGAGGTTGTTCAGAGGCAGGGAGAGCAGATCCAGAACCTGCAAGAATATGTTGAGGAACTGAAACAGGCACTGGTTGCAAAAGACAGAAAGATCTCAAAGCTTGAGTCAAGATTAAAAGGTTTCAAAAAGGAAGCTTATAGTGAAGTAAGGAAATCAAAAGAGCTCCAGATAAGGGACAGCACCATCGAGAGCTTGAAAAAAGAACTCAGCAATAAAAACAGGACCGTAAAAGAACTCAGACGTAGGAGCAATAAACTCAGGAAAATCCAGAAAATGGAGATCCGTGGGGAAGGTACTCCCGTAAAAGTTATTGATGCTTTTACGAAAGAGTCCATTGCCGAAACCAAAGAAAAATACGGGCTCAAAGCAGGAGACGTAGTCTTCCTTGAAAACCCGAGCGGAGGCGGGGCTGCAACTGCCCAGATCCTTGTGGAAGCCAGAGTTCGGGCTGTAGTTATTCCTGAGGACATCTCTCATGCAGCAGAGGAGACATTCTTTAAAGGTGACGTGCCGATCTTAAGAAATATCCAGCTTGAGAGAGCTGACGACTTTGCAATGGCAGAACCGGAAGCTATGAAAGCTGCAATTGCCGAATGGGAAAAGGCGGCCGAAAAAAGACGCCAGAAAGCCAAAGAAGACGAACTGCAGAGCCTCTTTGAAGAGTACAGAAGTGAGAGGCGGAGAGGCCTGGTTTAA
- a CDS encoding NosD domain-containing protein, whose product MTISGFNITGQKNKAGIYYSGSDGNITGNKLVYNKYGILLKKSSNISIENNTVFQNYYGVYLENSNNNRLNRNNISNIEVLVDINGINLENSDNNRLLNNTINLHKYTYSVTLGNSQNNTLKGNTADSNTEIKVVYGFDSRNNTLEGEQYTVNEKGRVLKV is encoded by the coding sequence GTGACAATTAGTGGATTTAATATTACCGGGCAAAAAAATAAAGCTGGCATATACTATAGCGGGTCTGATGGTAATATAACCGGAAATAAATTAGTTTATAACAAATATGGAATTCTATTGAAAAAATCCAGTAATATCTCAATTGAAAATAACACTGTCTTTCAGAATTATTATGGAGTTTATCTGGAGAATTCTAATAATAACCGATTAAATAGAAACAATATATCCAATATCGAGGTCCTAGTCGATATAAATGGGATTAATCTTGAAAATTCGGATAATAATAGACTTTTGAATAACACTATTAACTTACACAAATATACATATTCAGTCACACTCGGTAATTCTCAAAATAACACATTAAAAGGTAATACTGCAGACTCGAACACTGAAATTAAAGTAGTATACGGATTTGATAGCAGAAACAATACGCTGGAAGGAGAACAATATACTGTAAACGAGAAAGGAAGAGTACTGAAAGTATAA
- a CDS encoding tautomerase family protein, which produces MPYVDIKLIEGVFSEDEIKKLIKDVTDVVVSFMGENLRSYTVVTVQEVKSGSWGVGGQAIGLEEVRAMQAGSTKKAEEF; this is translated from the coding sequence ATGCCATATGTTGATATCAAACTCATTGAAGGCGTATTCTCCGAGGACGAGATCAAGAAGCTTATCAAGGACGTGACAGATGTTGTAGTCTCGTTCATGGGAGAAAATCTCCGTAGCTATACAGTGGTGACAGTCCAGGAAGTAAAGAGTGGAAGCTGGGGAGTAGGCGGACAAGCTATTGGATTGGAAGAAGTAAGGGCCATGCAAGCGGGTTCTACAAAAAAAGCAGAGGAGTTTTAA
- a CDS encoding PAS domain S-box protein — MNSRDETSTNELPENGENEFDYNERLHELQLINEILIEIYRVEDPDKLCKLAGEAVHKLNKDCYVIVAFYDSSINSIRVRAAIGFENFAEKVVGMPGRDLANVTFMPEYLELNSQLLTSGKLENFKDGLYILLAKKIPQELCKKIEINLNIDSIQVIGFSHENNIFGSISILVPKDKKVNNVFSIETIASHVSEKIHNIRTEKALIEAENRFELLFQQAPLSYHSLDEKGYFIDVNNTWLETLGYSWKEVIGKCFEDFLTPRYAEKFKAHLEKFKLQGEVQGVEYEAVRKDGKVINIVLDGRIAYDENGSFKQTHCVFKDITAQKEAERKALENEKLLRSMMDAITESVILMKPDRAVAYINETAAKRLNITQDEFIGKKLDTITPEDILDQRIKMFNIVLTEEKSVKFEDVRNGIHFLHHIYPVYNSSSQFSHFAVFSMDISEYRKAEKKLKWELAVNRELAELADALLDPNNSIETIAGIVLSASLRLTDSEHGYVSSIDPETGDNICYSLTRMMKTCNTHEKDKKVTFSKDTKGLYPKLLGYALNTKRGFYTNSPKTHPASGGVPEGHIPLENFLSVPAIVGNELVGQVSLANSKKVYSDSEFEAIRRVAALYALAIQQKQDSMDIQYRDVLLKSTFESTADGIFVTDTNHKIRFSNSKLAKMLGMSDILDNTETCWKLIGLILDQVKDPEEHLSEMQSLCRSSKTDISDVYFRDGRVFERYSAPLVNNGILKGRVWSMRDVTEKAEAEKALVSAKINAEEANRTKSEFLSTVSHELRTPLNSVIGYSDILIDQMFGPLNEKQLKYLKNISLSGNHLLNLINDILDISRIESGDVSLTFENVSIAEVFEDVKNLALPFTTSKNISMEFTAEPADLNIYIDKVKFKQILHNLVNNALKFTPENGHIEVEAKKLENVIEVSVRDNGIGIPEDKQQIIFEPFKQVDSTLSRKYCGTGLGLTIVKRLVEMQGGEIKVKSKLTKGSTFTILWPDKGGIN; from the coding sequence ATGAACAGCCGGGATGAAACCTCTACTAACGAATTACCCGAAAATGGTGAAAATGAATTCGATTATAACGAGCGTCTGCATGAACTTCAGCTTATTAACGAGATATTAATCGAAATCTATCGTGTTGAGGACCCTGACAAACTGTGTAAGTTAGCCGGGGAAGCTGTTCATAAATTGAATAAAGATTGTTATGTTATTGTAGCATTCTACGATAGTAGCATAAATTCTATAAGGGTTAGAGCAGCGATAGGATTTGAAAACTTTGCAGAGAAGGTTGTCGGTATGCCAGGCAGAGACCTTGCTAACGTAACTTTTATGCCGGAATATCTGGAACTAAATAGCCAGCTTCTTACAAGTGGCAAACTTGAAAATTTCAAAGATGGTCTTTATATTTTGCTTGCAAAGAAAATTCCCCAAGAGCTCTGTAAAAAAATAGAAATAAATCTTAATATTGATTCCATTCAGGTTATTGGTTTTTCACATGAAAATAATATTTTTGGTAGTATTTCCATTCTCGTGCCAAAAGATAAAAAAGTTAATAATGTTTTTTCTATAGAAACAATAGCTTCTCACGTTTCAGAAAAAATCCATAATATCAGAACAGAAAAAGCACTTATTGAAGCCGAAAACAGATTCGAACTCCTTTTTCAGCAAGCTCCACTCAGCTATCATTCCCTGGATGAAAAAGGATATTTCATTGATGTAAACAACACATGGCTTGAAACCCTAGGTTATTCCTGGAAAGAAGTAATCGGAAAGTGCTTCGAAGACTTTCTTACGCCGAGGTATGCTGAGAAGTTTAAAGCTCATTTGGAGAAATTCAAGCTGCAGGGAGAAGTACAGGGTGTTGAGTATGAAGCTGTGAGGAAAGACGGTAAAGTTATAAATATAGTTCTTGATGGAAGAATTGCATATGATGAGAATGGCAGTTTCAAGCAGACACACTGCGTTTTCAAGGATATAACGGCTCAGAAAGAAGCCGAAAGAAAAGCTCTCGAAAATGAGAAGCTTCTGCGTTCTATGATGGACGCCATTACTGAGTCTGTAATTCTCATGAAACCTGACCGTGCAGTTGCTTACATTAACGAAACAGCAGCTAAAAGGCTAAATATCACACAGGATGAGTTTATAGGAAAGAAACTTGACACGATAACTCCTGAAGATATCTTAGACCAGCGGATAAAAATGTTTAATATTGTTTTGACCGAAGAAAAATCCGTAAAATTCGAAGACGTACGAAATGGAATTCATTTTCTTCATCATATTTATCCTGTCTACAACTCTTCCAGTCAATTCTCCCATTTTGCTGTTTTTTCCATGGACATTAGTGAATATAGAAAAGCTGAAAAGAAATTAAAATGGGAACTTGCTGTCAATAGAGAACTTGCAGAACTGGCAGATGCTCTGTTAGACCCGAATAACTCCATTGAGACTATTGCTGGTATCGTACTTTCAGCCTCTCTAAGACTGACAGATAGTGAACACGGATATGTCTCTTCTATTGATCCGGAAACCGGTGACAATATATGCTATAGCCTTACCAGAATGATGAAAACCTGTAATACTCATGAAAAGGATAAGAAGGTTACCTTTTCAAAAGATACGAAAGGCCTGTACCCCAAACTACTCGGTTACGCGTTAAACACAAAAAGAGGCTTTTACACGAATTCTCCAAAAACTCATCCAGCTTCAGGAGGAGTTCCTGAGGGACATATCCCTCTGGAAAATTTCCTAAGCGTTCCTGCAATTGTTGGAAACGAACTCGTGGGACAGGTATCCCTTGCAAATTCAAAAAAAGTATATTCTGACAGTGAGTTTGAAGCAATCAGAAGGGTTGCTGCGCTTTATGCACTGGCGATCCAGCAGAAACAAGACTCCATGGATATTCAATATAGAGATGTTCTTCTAAAATCAACTTTTGAGTCAACTGCAGATGGTATTTTTGTCACTGACACCAACCATAAAATTCGTTTTTCAAACTCAAAGCTTGCTAAAATGTTAGGTATGTCGGATATTCTGGATAATACGGAAACCTGCTGGAAACTTATTGGTCTTATTTTAGATCAGGTAAAAGATCCTGAAGAGCACTTATCAGAAATGCAGTCCCTATGTCGATCAAGCAAAACCGATATCTCTGATGTTTATTTTAGGGATGGACGAGTGTTTGAAAGATACTCAGCTCCACTTGTAAACAATGGAATTCTTAAAGGGCGGGTATGGAGTATGAGGGATGTGACAGAAAAAGCCGAAGCAGAAAAAGCCCTTGTTAGTGCGAAAATAAATGCAGAAGAGGCTAACCGGACAAAAAGTGAGTTTCTTTCAACAGTAAGCCATGAATTGCGAACTCCTCTGAATTCAGTAATAGGCTATTCTGATATACTGATTGACCAGATGTTTGGGCCACTTAATGAAAAGCAGCTAAAATATCTAAAAAACATTTCTTTAAGCGGAAATCACCTTCTCAATCTGATTAATGATATTCTGGATATTTCAAGAATAGAGTCTGGGGATGTTTCACTAACTTTTGAAAACGTAAGTATTGCTGAAGTTTTTGAGGATGTTAAAAATCTTGCACTTCCGTTTACTACTTCAAAAAATATATCCATGGAATTCACAGCTGAGCCTGCTGATCTGAATATTTATATTGATAAAGTAAAATTCAAGCAAATTCTCCATAACCTCGTTAATAATGCCCTGAAATTTACTCCCGAAAACGGACATATAGAGGTTGAAGCTAAGAAATTGGAAAATGTAATAGAAGTCAGCGTCAGAGACAATGGAATAGGCATTCCTGAAGATAAGCAGCAAATAATTTTTGAGCCTTTTAAACAGGTTGATTCTACACTCTCAAGAAAGTATTGCGGGACAGGGTTGGGTTTGACAATAGTCAAGCGTCTGGTTGAGATGCAGGGTGGAGAAATTAAAGTTAAAAGCAAATTAACAAAAGGAAGTACTTTCACAATTTTATGGCCTGATAAAGGAGGAATTAATTGA
- a CDS encoding MBL fold metallo-hydrolase: MFVLELSFKGGCREVGRSGLLVNGEILLDYGVKAGDIPEYPKNGMEPKAVLVSHGHLDHCGAVPNLMYLSPEVFMTPPTAEFTGLLGKDTLKLAETTLSGVSPFDPDDLQRLVQRIRRKDYGETFNTHGYNACFYNAGHIPGASGIRIESESEQSLFYTGDLNLQETRLVPGAEEFPEADILVLESTYFGEDHVPRKETEERFIESIYETLDKGGTALIPAFAIGRTQEVLMLLDAYGIRAYVDGMGRDVYKILRKYPEYLRNPDLLDRAFERAIQVKDQQRESVLKEPSVIVTTAGMLNGGPALYYLSRLYKDPKSKILLTGYQVEGTNGRLALEHRMIETRDDILTLKPAVEQYDFSAHCGDRELKQLVKDFCKKGTERVFVMHGEKTEAFAEWILEEIGVEAYAPANGESFSF; the protein is encoded by the coding sequence GTGTTTGTTCTGGAGCTCAGTTTTAAAGGCGGATGCAGGGAAGTAGGGCGTTCGGGTCTACTTGTTAATGGGGAAATTCTGCTCGATTACGGGGTAAAAGCTGGAGATATCCCGGAATATCCTAAAAATGGCATGGAACCGAAGGCTGTGCTGGTATCTCATGGGCATCTGGACCACTGTGGGGCTGTACCTAACCTTATGTACCTGAGCCCTGAGGTCTTCATGACCCCGCCAACAGCGGAGTTTACCGGCCTGCTCGGGAAAGATACCCTCAAGCTTGCAGAAACCACTCTTTCGGGTGTATCTCCGTTTGATCCTGATGATCTTCAGAGACTTGTCCAGAGGATTCGGAGAAAGGATTACGGGGAAACTTTCAACACCCATGGGTACAACGCTTGCTTTTATAATGCAGGCCATATACCGGGAGCATCCGGAATTCGCATCGAGTCCGAGTCAGAACAAAGCTTGTTTTATACAGGTGACCTCAACCTCCAGGAAACAAGACTTGTCCCGGGCGCAGAAGAATTCCCTGAAGCCGATATCCTTGTGCTTGAAAGCACTTACTTCGGGGAAGACCATGTCCCGCGTAAAGAAACCGAAGAGCGGTTCATAGAATCCATCTATGAGACTCTTGATAAAGGCGGAACTGCTCTTATTCCTGCTTTTGCCATAGGCAGGACACAGGAAGTCCTTATGCTCCTTGATGCATACGGGATTCGGGCTTATGTTGACGGGATGGGCAGGGATGTGTACAAGATCCTCAGAAAATATCCTGAATACCTCAGAAACCCTGACCTTCTTGACAGGGCTTTTGAACGCGCTATACAGGTAAAAGACCAGCAGCGAGAGTCAGTCCTCAAAGAGCCGTCGGTTATTGTTACCACTGCCGGGATGTTGAACGGGGGACCTGCACTTTATTACCTGAGCAGGCTTTACAAAGACCCTAAATCAAAAATCCTGCTTACCGGCTATCAGGTTGAAGGCACAAACGGAAGACTTGCTCTGGAACACAGGATGATCGAAACAAGAGATGACATCCTTACCCTCAAGCCCGCGGTCGAGCAGTACGATTTCTCTGCCCACTGCGGGGACAGAGAACTAAAGCAGCTCGTAAAGGATTTCTGCAAAAAAGGCACTGAAAGGGTTTTTGTTATGCACGGAGAGAAAACGGAAGCCTTTGCAGAATGGATTTTAGAAGAGATCGGAGTTGAGGCTTATGCACCTGCAAATGGGGAATCTTTCAGCTTTTAA